A single Thermaerobacter sp. FW80 DNA region contains:
- a CDS encoding GTP-binding protein yields MMPGSARFPITLLTGFLGSGKTTILRRVLGATAEPGVAVIINEFGEVGLDHHLVRHVGESVTLVGNGCLCCARREDLVRVLRELLELHDGGKLQLTHVILETTGLADPAPILFTVINDPLLQHRCRISRVLVTVDTVHGELQLERHPEARKQLAVADHVILTKTDLNPHTEGLVQRIRELNPAARVHRDLDTPALRDLLLDRNDDKVWRALLEMNEAVPEFTGGSAHGANTESLSLVLDSPMDWNVFAVWLTMLLHAHGQEVLRVKGILDVGDGAVLINGVQHVIHPPEHLPEWPTQDRRSRIVFIVRGLEHERLLRSLETFQARFGSS; encoded by the coding sequence ATGATGCCCGGCTCTGCGCGATTTCCCATCACCCTCCTTACTGGCTTTCTCGGGAGCGGTAAAACGACCATCCTGCGGCGCGTCCTCGGGGCAACGGCAGAACCCGGGGTTGCGGTAATTATCAATGAATTCGGAGAGGTAGGGCTCGACCATCACCTCGTCCGGCATGTGGGAGAGAGCGTCACCCTGGTCGGCAACGGTTGTCTGTGCTGCGCCCGGCGTGAGGATCTGGTCCGCGTGCTGCGCGAACTCCTGGAGCTTCATGACGGGGGCAAATTGCAACTTACGCACGTCATCCTTGAAACCACGGGACTGGCCGATCCAGCGCCCATCCTTTTTACGGTAATCAACGACCCGTTGCTACAGCACCGCTGCCGCATCTCGCGCGTCTTGGTAACGGTGGACACGGTCCATGGCGAGCTCCAACTGGAGCGACACCCGGAGGCGCGCAAACAACTGGCCGTAGCCGACCATGTGATCCTCACCAAAACTGATTTGAATCCCCACACGGAGGGACTGGTTCAGCGGATCCGCGAGCTCAATCCTGCTGCTCGTGTGCACAGGGATCTCGATACCCCCGCATTGAGGGATCTCTTGCTGGATCGAAATGATGACAAGGTTTGGCGAGCCCTCCTGGAAATGAACGAGGCGGTCCCTGAATTCACCGGTGGGAGTGCGCACGGAGCGAACACGGAGTCGCTTTCCCTGGTATTAGACTCACCCATGGATTGGAATGTCTTCGCCGTCTGGCTGACCATGCTGCTCCACGCCCACGGGCAGGAAGTGTTGCGGGTGAAGGGCATCCTGGATGTGGGCGATGGGGCGGTGTTGATCAACGGGGTTCAGCATGTGATTCACCCGCCTGAACACTTACCTGAATGGCCGACGCAGGACCGCCGGTCCCGAATTGTCTTCATTGTTCGGGGCCTCGAGCACGAGCGGCTGCTCCGGTCCTTGGAGACGTTCCAAGCCCGGTTCGGTTCCTCGTAG
- a CDS encoding polysaccharide deacetylase: MAKEILVAFGVDVDAVAGWLGSYGGEDSPCDISRGIFAGEVGAPRLLKLFDKYGLKTTWFIPGHSIETFPEQMQMVAKAGHEIGLHGYSHENPTALTREQEEAILRKCVDLVEKLWGRKPVGYVAPWWEFSKNTVELLLKYGIKYDHSLMHNDFHPYYVRVGDSWTKIDYSQPAETWMKPLVRGEETDLIEIPANWYLDDLPPMMFIKKAPNSHGFVNPRDIEQLWRDQFDYVYREYDYAVFTMTVHPDVSGRPQVLLMLERLIEYISRHPGVRWVTFEQIANDFARRFPRAKVGTQ, from the coding sequence ATGGCGAAGGAGATCCTGGTTGCCTTCGGTGTCGACGTCGATGCCGTAGCCGGATGGTTGGGGTCCTATGGGGGAGAAGACTCGCCCTGTGACATCTCACGCGGCATCTTCGCCGGCGAGGTTGGGGCCCCGCGCCTGCTAAAGCTATTTGACAAGTACGGGCTCAAGACCACCTGGTTCATTCCCGGCCATTCCATTGAAACCTTCCCGGAGCAGATGCAGATGGTAGCGAAGGCCGGTCACGAGATCGGCCTGCACGGATACTCCCACGAGAACCCGACGGCCTTGACACGAGAGCAGGAAGAAGCAATCCTTCGTAAGTGCGTTGATCTGGTAGAGAAACTCTGGGGCCGGAAGCCGGTCGGCTATGTTGCCCCCTGGTGGGAATTCTCGAAGAACACGGTCGAACTGCTGTTGAAGTACGGCATCAAATACGATCACAGCCTCATGCACAACGACTTCCACCCCTATTATGTGAGGGTTGGTGATAGTTGGACGAAAATCGACTACTCCCAGCCTGCGGAAACGTGGATGAAGCCCCTAGTACGTGGCGAGGAGACGGACCTGATCGAGATCCCGGCCAACTGGTATCTGGATGATCTCCCGCCCATGATGTTCATCAAGAAGGCGCCTAATAGTCATGGCTTCGTCAACCCGCGCGATATCGAACAACTGTGGCGGGATCAGTTCGATTATGTCTATCGGGAATACGATTATGCGGTCTTCACGATGACGGTTCACCCGGACGTCAGTGGGCGTCCCCAAGTCCTGCTGATGCTGGAGCGGTTAATTGAGTATATCAGCCGGCACCCCGGGGTACGGTGGGTCACGTTCGAGCAGATCGCTAACGACTTTGCTAGGCGGTTCCCGCGGGCGAAGGTCGGTACTCAGTGA
- a CDS encoding asparaginase, with protein sequence MRVGHVVVLATGGTIASVPGEHGDYVASLGGRELVSRIGEAGAVRVETLFVKGSYAFTLEDLHTLAQAAIQYLDDSAIDGVVITQGTDTLEETSFYLALVLERRKPVALTGAQLPASDPQGDGPRNLSQAIAVARDPEAAGWGPVVVFNGEIHAARDVRKVDTAALDAFKSPGWGPVGLVDRGRVIKARSVPERRVLPPAVPRPVALIRLAVGLTGDQVLQAAAGAAGVVLEAFGRGNANPSVADAVRRLVDAGVPVVVTSRCVRGFVAPIYGDGGGRDLERAGAWFAGDLAGEKARLLLGLLLAHGIRGEAAQEWLAEWAMS encoded by the coding sequence GTGAGGGTGGGCCACGTGGTGGTGCTTGCGACGGGGGGCACGATTGCATCGGTTCCAGGTGAACATGGTGACTACGTAGCATCGTTGGGCGGTCGTGAGTTGGTGAGCCGGATTGGCGAGGCAGGAGCCGTCCGGGTGGAAACCCTGTTCGTCAAGGGCAGTTATGCCTTTACGTTGGAGGACCTGCACACTCTTGCCCAAGCGGCAATCCAGTATCTGGATGATTCGGCCATAGACGGTGTGGTGATCACCCAGGGGACGGACACCCTGGAGGAAACGAGTTTCTACCTGGCGCTGGTACTTGAGCGCCGAAAGCCGGTGGCACTCACCGGTGCGCAGCTCCCCGCCAGCGACCCCCAGGGTGACGGTCCACGGAACCTGTCACAGGCGATTGCAGTGGCCCGCGATCCGGAGGCGGCTGGCTGGGGACCGGTCGTGGTCTTCAACGGAGAAATCCACGCCGCGCGGGACGTGCGCAAGGTCGACACGGCCGCCCTCGACGCGTTCAAGTCGCCGGGCTGGGGCCCTGTCGGGCTGGTGGATCGCGGCCGGGTGATCAAGGCCCGTAGCGTGCCGGAGCGCCGCGTGTTGCCGCCGGCTGTTCCCCGTCCCGTGGCTCTCATTCGCCTGGCCGTAGGTTTGACAGGAGATCAAGTTCTGCAGGCGGCCGCCGGGGCTGCGGGAGTCGTGTTGGAGGCCTTCGGGCGGGGGAACGCGAACCCGTCGGTGGCCGACGCTGTCAGGCGACTTGTCGACGCCGGCGTCCCCGTGGTAGTCACCAGCCGTTGCGTGCGAGGGTTTGTGGCCCCCATTTACGGTGATGGCGGGGGACGCGACTTGGAACGAGCAGGCGCCTGGTTTGCTGGTGACCTGGCAGGCGAAAAGGCACGCTTATTGCTCGGTCTCTTGCTGGCCCATGGCATCAGAGGGGAGGCAGCTCAGGAGTGGCTAGCGGAGTGGGCTATGTCGTAG